Proteins from a single region of Thunnus maccoyii chromosome 23, fThuMac1.1, whole genome shotgun sequence:
- the cntn1b gene encoding contactin 1b isoform X2: MNCRARANPPASYRWRRDNWEIKLMEQPDEHYSLVGGNLVITNPKRKKHGGTYVCVARNIYGTVISKEARVKFGYVEEFPQEERDPVYVKEGQGAVLLCRPPKAWPQEVTYRWIYNEFPVFLHTDHRRFVSQKTGNLYISKVEAQDAGNYSCFVSSPIIGKSVFSKFIPLIPSPPEDGEERKYPADIRVKFPDTTAMLASNITLECFALGNPIPHIVWRKVDATDLPPNHEISESGAVLHLYNVQYEDVGAYECEAINTKGKDWHKAWLYVESAPEWAETINNTQIDIGSEHTMRCVASGKPFPFIRWYKDGYMYGKGELKFSSLTFDDSGMYQCIAENYWGIKYANAELRVIACAPTFEFNPVKKQLLGAEDGRVVIECKPRAAPKPRFTWTKDKELLFNNSRISIMYDGSLEILNATKKDQGLYTCFAENDRGKANSSGYLKITEATSITVAPEDTEVKVGDEVILSCTAKFDPMLDITFIWAIDFRVIDFDSEWQHYERVVSEDGSGDLRIKNVQIWHEGRYTCTAQTVVDSDTAYADLKVVGVPGPPGVIRVEEIGDTWVKLLWTKGAEHNSPILSYTIQTRHYWALYEDDWRDASTSPAFLDGSVERAEVTDLYPWMEYQFRIIATNEYGSGEASIPSLKIKTWDAPPVTSPTDVEGYGGRNGEIVITWTPVQPWYFYGKKFGYIVAFKPHDAYDWWYETISDPETRRYVHRDSYFIPTEEDFQVREFQVKIKSFNVKGDGPYSLTKVIYYPRDVPTESPTDVYARPVSSTEALVWWLPVVDTGTGLQQYIEGYQVKYWRKYDDPEPGANRIFVSAKVNQTRLENMLPDSHYLIEVRAFNGAGLGPPGEHCEMFTKRPPPPEAPRVWRYISWTGKWLYVWWDHIQYDWFGNISFPLYYKVMFRKTGYIYGKVYITGWHFMDFPMPQLEDYELMVRGRYEGGDGPIRKISILGKASMTTPTLSLVSLVLLALCIVGLEM, from the exons ATGAACTGCAGGGCACGGGCCAACCCACCAGCCTCATACAG GTGGCGCCGTGATAACTGGGAGATCAAACTGATGGAGCAGCCAGACGAGCACTACAGCCTGGTGGGGGGGAACCTGGTTATCACCAACCCTAAACGCAAGAAGCACGGTGGAACTTATGTCTGTGTGGCCCGAAACATCTATGGCACAGTCATCAGCAAGGAGGCCAGGGTCAAGTTTGGAT ATGTGGAGGAGTTTCCCCAGGAGGAGAGAGACCCTGTGTACGTCAAAGAGGGACAAGGGGCAGTTCTGCTGTGCCGCCCTCCAAAAGCCTGGCCAC AGGAGGTGACCTACCGCTGGATCTACAATGAGTTCCCAGTGTTCCTGCACACAGATCATCGTCGGTTTGTCTCTCAGAAGACGGGGAATCTTTACATCTCCAAGGTGGAAGCTCAGGATGCAGGAAATTACTCTTGCTTTGTTTCCAGTCCCATCATCGGGAAGAGCGTCTTCTCCAAGTTCATCCCCCTCATCCCATCACCACCCGAAGATG GTGAGGAGAGAAAATACCCAGCAGACATCAGGGTCAAGTTCCCAGACACGACTGCCATGCTTGCTTCTAATATTACATTGGAGTGCTTTGCTCTGGGAAA CCCCATTCCTCATATTGTTTGGAGAAAAGTGGATGCCACTGACCTCCCGCCAAATCATGAGATCAGTGAATCAGGAGCTGTGCTTCACCTgtacaatgtacagtatgaagATGTGGGAGCATACGAGTGTGAAGCCATCAACACTAAAGGAAAGGACTGGCACAAGGCTTGGCTCTATGTGGAGT ctgctCCAGAATGGGCAGAGACAATCAACAACACTCAGATCGACATCGGCTCAGAGCACACCATGCGCTGTGTGGCATCAGGGAAGCCCTTCCCTTTCATCCGCTGGTACAAAGATGGATATATG tatGGGAAAGGGGAGCTGAAGTTTTCCAGTCTGACTTTCGATGACTCTGGGATGTACCAGTGTATCGCTGAGAACTACTGGGGCATCAAATATGCCAATGCTGAGCTGCGAGTGATTG CCTGTGCTCCAACATTCGAGTTTAACCCTGTGAAGAAACAGCTTCTTGGGGCTGAAGATGGCCGTGTGGTGATCGAGTGTAAACCTCGAGCAGCTCCTAAACCTCGCTTCACCTGGACAAAGGACAAAGAGCTGCTCTTCAACAATTCACG CATTTCCATCATGTATGATGGGAGTCTGGAGATCCTCAATGCCACCAAAAAGGATCAGGGCCTCTACACCTGCTTTGCTGAGAACGACAGAGGAAAGGCCAACAGCTCAGGCTATCTCAAAATCACAG AGGCGACCTCCATCACAGTGGCTCCTGAAGACACTGAGGTTAAGGTTGGTGATGAGGTGATTCTTAGCTGCACAGCTAAATTCGACCCCATGCTGGACATCACCTTCATCTGGGCCATAGACTTCAGAGTCATTGACTTTGACTCCGAGTGGCAACACTACGAACGCGTTGTG AGTGAAGACGGTAGTGGGGACCTGAGAATAAAGAACGTGCAGATCTGGCATGAGGGTCGCTACACCTGCACAGCTCAGACTGTGGTGGACAGCGATACAGCATACGCCGACCTCAAGGTTGTAG GTGTTCCCGGGCCTCCTGGTGTGATCCGTGTGGAGGAGATCGGGGACACGTGGGTGAAGCTGTTGTGGACTAAAGGAGCGGAGCATAACAGCCCCATTCTCAGCTACACCATTCAGACCAGGCACTACTGGGCTCTTTACGAAGATGACTGGAGGGACGCCAGCACCT CTCCAGCCTTTCTTGATGGCAGTGTGGAGAGGGCAGAGGTGACAGACCTTTACCCCTGGATGGAGTATCAGTTCAGGATCATTGCCACGAACGAGTATGGCTCTGGAGAGGCCAGCATCCCCTCCCTCAAGATCAAAACCTGGGATGCAC ctcCAGTAACTTCGCCCACAGATGTGGAAGGTTATGGAGGTAGAAATGGCGAGATCGTCATCACATGGACA CCTGTGCAGCCATGGTATTTCTACGGCAAGAAATTTGGCTACATCGTGGCATTCAAGCCTCATGATGCTTACGACTGGTGGTACGAGACCATCTCAGATCCAGAGACGAGGCGTTATGTCCACAGAGACTCCTACTTCATTCCGACTGAGGAAGACTTCCAGGTGCGAGAGTTTCAGGTGAAGATCAAGTCCTTTAATGTGAAAGGAGACGGACCCTACAGTCTCACCAAGGTCATCTACTACCCACGAGATG TACCTACAGAGTCTCCGACAGACGTCTATGCCAGGCCAGTGTCTTCCACAGAAGCTCTGGTGTGGTGGCTGCCAGTGGTCGACACTGGAACAGGCCTGCAGCAGTACATCGAGGGATATCAG GTCAAATATTGGAGAAAATACGATGACCCGGAGCCAGGAGCCAATCGTATATTTGTTTCAGCTAAAGTCAATCAAACCAGGTTGGAGAACATGCTGCCAGACTCACACTACCTCATTGAGGTCCGTGCCTTCAATGGAGCTGGCCTCGGACCCCCTGGTGAACACTGTGAGATGTTCACAAAGAGACCAC CACCACCTGAAGCTCCCAGGGTGTGGCGCTATATCAGCTGGACCGGAAAGTGGTTGTACGTGTGGTGGGATCATATCCAGTACGACTGGTTTGGCAATATTTCTTTCCCACTGTACTACAAG GTCATGTTCAGAAAGACTGGCTACATCTATGGGAAAGTCTACATCACTGGTTGGCACTTCATGGACTTCCCCATGCCTCAGCTTGAAGACTATGAGCTGATGGTGCGCGGCCGTTATGAGGGAGGAGATGGTCCAATCAGGAAGATTAGTATTCTGG GTAAAGCATCCATGACCACGCCCACTCTAAGCCTTGTGTCTTTGGTGCTGCTGGCGCTGTGCATTGTGGGATTGGAAATGTAA
- the cntn1b gene encoding contactin 1b isoform X1, with translation MAFSALLLLALSSSVSLTVGVLFGEPRIYGEDATGYGPIFEEEPVDVVYTEDSPDGRISMNCRARANPPASYRWRRDNWEIKLMEQPDEHYSLVGGNLVITNPKRKKHGGTYVCVARNIYGTVISKEARVKFGYVEEFPQEERDPVYVKEGQGAVLLCRPPKAWPQEVTYRWIYNEFPVFLHTDHRRFVSQKTGNLYISKVEAQDAGNYSCFVSSPIIGKSVFSKFIPLIPSPPEDGEERKYPADIRVKFPDTTAMLASNITLECFALGNPIPHIVWRKVDATDLPPNHEISESGAVLHLYNVQYEDVGAYECEAINTKGKDWHKAWLYVESAPEWAETINNTQIDIGSEHTMRCVASGKPFPFIRWYKDGYMYGKGELKFSSLTFDDSGMYQCIAENYWGIKYANAELRVIACAPTFEFNPVKKQLLGAEDGRVVIECKPRAAPKPRFTWTKDKELLFNNSRISIMYDGSLEILNATKKDQGLYTCFAENDRGKANSSGYLKITEATSITVAPEDTEVKVGDEVILSCTAKFDPMLDITFIWAIDFRVIDFDSEWQHYERVVSEDGSGDLRIKNVQIWHEGRYTCTAQTVVDSDTAYADLKVVGVPGPPGVIRVEEIGDTWVKLLWTKGAEHNSPILSYTIQTRHYWALYEDDWRDASTSPAFLDGSVERAEVTDLYPWMEYQFRIIATNEYGSGEASIPSLKIKTWDAPPVTSPTDVEGYGGRNGEIVITWTPVQPWYFYGKKFGYIVAFKPHDAYDWWYETISDPETRRYVHRDSYFIPTEEDFQVREFQVKIKSFNVKGDGPYSLTKVIYYPRDVPTESPTDVYARPVSSTEALVWWLPVVDTGTGLQQYIEGYQVKYWRKYDDPEPGANRIFVSAKVNQTRLENMLPDSHYLIEVRAFNGAGLGPPGEHCEMFTKRPPPPEAPRVWRYISWTGKWLYVWWDHIQYDWFGNISFPLYYKVMFRKTGYIYGKVYITGWHFMDFPMPQLEDYELMVRGRYEGGDGPIRKISILGKASMTTPTLSLVSLVLLALCIVGLEM, from the exons ATGGCTTTCTCGGCTTTACTGCTACTggccctctcctcctctgtctccctcacaG TGGGAGTCCTGTTTGGTGAGCCCAGAATATATGGAG AGGATGCTACTGGCTATGGCCCCATCTTTGAGGAGGAGCCTGTGGATGTGGTCTATACTGAGGACTCACCCGATGGGAGAATCTCCATGAACTGCAGGGCACGGGCCAACCCACCAGCCTCATACAG GTGGCGCCGTGATAACTGGGAGATCAAACTGATGGAGCAGCCAGACGAGCACTACAGCCTGGTGGGGGGGAACCTGGTTATCACCAACCCTAAACGCAAGAAGCACGGTGGAACTTATGTCTGTGTGGCCCGAAACATCTATGGCACAGTCATCAGCAAGGAGGCCAGGGTCAAGTTTGGAT ATGTGGAGGAGTTTCCCCAGGAGGAGAGAGACCCTGTGTACGTCAAAGAGGGACAAGGGGCAGTTCTGCTGTGCCGCCCTCCAAAAGCCTGGCCAC AGGAGGTGACCTACCGCTGGATCTACAATGAGTTCCCAGTGTTCCTGCACACAGATCATCGTCGGTTTGTCTCTCAGAAGACGGGGAATCTTTACATCTCCAAGGTGGAAGCTCAGGATGCAGGAAATTACTCTTGCTTTGTTTCCAGTCCCATCATCGGGAAGAGCGTCTTCTCCAAGTTCATCCCCCTCATCCCATCACCACCCGAAGATG GTGAGGAGAGAAAATACCCAGCAGACATCAGGGTCAAGTTCCCAGACACGACTGCCATGCTTGCTTCTAATATTACATTGGAGTGCTTTGCTCTGGGAAA CCCCATTCCTCATATTGTTTGGAGAAAAGTGGATGCCACTGACCTCCCGCCAAATCATGAGATCAGTGAATCAGGAGCTGTGCTTCACCTgtacaatgtacagtatgaagATGTGGGAGCATACGAGTGTGAAGCCATCAACACTAAAGGAAAGGACTGGCACAAGGCTTGGCTCTATGTGGAGT ctgctCCAGAATGGGCAGAGACAATCAACAACACTCAGATCGACATCGGCTCAGAGCACACCATGCGCTGTGTGGCATCAGGGAAGCCCTTCCCTTTCATCCGCTGGTACAAAGATGGATATATG tatGGGAAAGGGGAGCTGAAGTTTTCCAGTCTGACTTTCGATGACTCTGGGATGTACCAGTGTATCGCTGAGAACTACTGGGGCATCAAATATGCCAATGCTGAGCTGCGAGTGATTG CCTGTGCTCCAACATTCGAGTTTAACCCTGTGAAGAAACAGCTTCTTGGGGCTGAAGATGGCCGTGTGGTGATCGAGTGTAAACCTCGAGCAGCTCCTAAACCTCGCTTCACCTGGACAAAGGACAAAGAGCTGCTCTTCAACAATTCACG CATTTCCATCATGTATGATGGGAGTCTGGAGATCCTCAATGCCACCAAAAAGGATCAGGGCCTCTACACCTGCTTTGCTGAGAACGACAGAGGAAAGGCCAACAGCTCAGGCTATCTCAAAATCACAG AGGCGACCTCCATCACAGTGGCTCCTGAAGACACTGAGGTTAAGGTTGGTGATGAGGTGATTCTTAGCTGCACAGCTAAATTCGACCCCATGCTGGACATCACCTTCATCTGGGCCATAGACTTCAGAGTCATTGACTTTGACTCCGAGTGGCAACACTACGAACGCGTTGTG AGTGAAGACGGTAGTGGGGACCTGAGAATAAAGAACGTGCAGATCTGGCATGAGGGTCGCTACACCTGCACAGCTCAGACTGTGGTGGACAGCGATACAGCATACGCCGACCTCAAGGTTGTAG GTGTTCCCGGGCCTCCTGGTGTGATCCGTGTGGAGGAGATCGGGGACACGTGGGTGAAGCTGTTGTGGACTAAAGGAGCGGAGCATAACAGCCCCATTCTCAGCTACACCATTCAGACCAGGCACTACTGGGCTCTTTACGAAGATGACTGGAGGGACGCCAGCACCT CTCCAGCCTTTCTTGATGGCAGTGTGGAGAGGGCAGAGGTGACAGACCTTTACCCCTGGATGGAGTATCAGTTCAGGATCATTGCCACGAACGAGTATGGCTCTGGAGAGGCCAGCATCCCCTCCCTCAAGATCAAAACCTGGGATGCAC ctcCAGTAACTTCGCCCACAGATGTGGAAGGTTATGGAGGTAGAAATGGCGAGATCGTCATCACATGGACA CCTGTGCAGCCATGGTATTTCTACGGCAAGAAATTTGGCTACATCGTGGCATTCAAGCCTCATGATGCTTACGACTGGTGGTACGAGACCATCTCAGATCCAGAGACGAGGCGTTATGTCCACAGAGACTCCTACTTCATTCCGACTGAGGAAGACTTCCAGGTGCGAGAGTTTCAGGTGAAGATCAAGTCCTTTAATGTGAAAGGAGACGGACCCTACAGTCTCACCAAGGTCATCTACTACCCACGAGATG TACCTACAGAGTCTCCGACAGACGTCTATGCCAGGCCAGTGTCTTCCACAGAAGCTCTGGTGTGGTGGCTGCCAGTGGTCGACACTGGAACAGGCCTGCAGCAGTACATCGAGGGATATCAG GTCAAATATTGGAGAAAATACGATGACCCGGAGCCAGGAGCCAATCGTATATTTGTTTCAGCTAAAGTCAATCAAACCAGGTTGGAGAACATGCTGCCAGACTCACACTACCTCATTGAGGTCCGTGCCTTCAATGGAGCTGGCCTCGGACCCCCTGGTGAACACTGTGAGATGTTCACAAAGAGACCAC CACCACCTGAAGCTCCCAGGGTGTGGCGCTATATCAGCTGGACCGGAAAGTGGTTGTACGTGTGGTGGGATCATATCCAGTACGACTGGTTTGGCAATATTTCTTTCCCACTGTACTACAAG GTCATGTTCAGAAAGACTGGCTACATCTATGGGAAAGTCTACATCACTGGTTGGCACTTCATGGACTTCCCCATGCCTCAGCTTGAAGACTATGAGCTGATGGTGCGCGGCCGTTATGAGGGAGGAGATGGTCCAATCAGGAAGATTAGTATTCTGG GTAAAGCATCCATGACCACGCCCACTCTAAGCCTTGTGTCTTTGGTGCTGCTGGCGCTGTGCATTGTGGGATTGGAAATGTAA